The DNA segment CAAAGACGCCGAATCCATCAGCGGCGACAAGAAGTCCGAGTTGCTGCATCTGCTTGGAACGCTGAAGTCGGAAGTCGCAAATCTGTCCAAGACCAACGCCGACCAGGCCCGCAGTATCACTGGCTTCACGGAACTTTCCGCGCATGAAGCCACCCGTGAACAGCAAAACC comes from the Verrucomicrobiota bacterium genome and includes:
- a CDS encoding DUF4404 family protein, with product MIEKTVEKIEAQIKDAESISGDKKSELLHLLGTLKSEVANLSKTNADQARSITGFTELSAHEATREQQNPDLLKHSLSGLKSSVEGFEKSHPRLVQIVNAISNTLSNLGI